In Candidatus Manganitrophus morganii, the genomic window ATCGCCCGGTCGGCGCAGCGCATCAGGTCCCCCGCCTCCTGACCAAGTTCCGGGAAAAGCGCCATCCGACGCTGGCCCGAGAACGGAGAGGGAATGTTGCTCCATCACAGAAGAAGCGTTCGGGCCGCCGGCATTATCAGAACATTGTTTCATGACTTTCTTTGCTTACGATACACTCTGATACTTTTTTTGACGAATCGTTATCATCGATCTCGAAGGCTCACGACGTTATTATTCGTGCCCTTAATAATTTCCAATAACTTACGATTGGCATTCGATTTGCGTTACGGCATCAACATACTTACTCGTTCGCGTCAACTCATCGTAAGGGGGATGATTATGGCCGCAGTATCGTTCGCGCCGACCCGGCGCCGTTCTCTTACCGCCGCAGCAGCCGCAAGTCCCTTTAGCCTGCTCCTGCTCTTCCTCATCGTGCTCATCGCAGCAATGGTGTCTCTGGCAACTCCCGCCCCCGCGCTCGCGCAGCAAACCGGCCGGTTCGGACTTCGAGCTTCTCAAGGTCATCGGCTTGCTCACGATCCGCCCGCTACAGTGGACGCGAGGAAGAACAGGAGGTGAAGAGATGAGTGAAAATTTCTTCTCACGCGGTTTTCGCGGTCGCCGGAAGAGTGAGCTCAGCGAAAGACTCCCGCCGGGACAATATCTTGAGCGTGACTTTCCCGTCCTTTCGGCAGGGCCGACCCCGCAGACGCCTCTCGCGAACTGGGATTTCTCCATTGTCGGGGAGGTCGATCAACCAAAACGCTGGACCTGGGATGAATTTCATACGCTCCCACGCGAGACGATCACCCTGGACATTCACTGTGTGACCAAGTGGTCGAAGCTCGACACGCGCTGGGAAGGGGTCTCCCTGGAGACCCTGCTCGCGCAGGTCGCCACGGCGGCCAATTACGTGATCGCCTTCTGTGATGGGGGCTATACCACCAATCTGCCGCTGGAAGAAGTGACGGAAGGGAAGGCTTGGGTCGTCGATACCTATGAAGGCGAACCCCTCGCGCCTGAACACGGCGGCCCGGCCCGTTTGCTGGTTCCCCATCTCTACTTTTGGAAGAGCGCCAAGTGGGTGCGCGGCTTGCGTCTGATCGACGAAGATGAGCCCGGTTTCTGGGAGTCGCTCGGCTACAACAATCACGGTGATCCATGGAAAGAAGAACGCTACTGGGGCGACTGATCTGGCAACTCGGCGAGGTGGTCGCCACACAGCCGGAAACCGCCCGGACGAAGAGCATTACATTGAATCTCCCCGGCTGGAGCGGGCATCGGGCCGGGCAGCACGTCGACGTGCGGCTCACGGCGGAAGACGGCTACCAGGCCCAGCGCAGCTATTCCATCGCCTCTTCACCCGAGGAGGCGCCACGGGTGACGCTCACCGTCGAACGGCTCGATGACGGCGAGGTGTCCCCCTACCTCACCGAGGAACTGCGCGTCGGCGACAAACTGGAGCTGCGCGGCCCGATCGGGGGCTACTTCGTCTGGGAGGCAGAGATGGGCGGCCCTCTCCTGCTGGTGGCAGGAGGGTCGGGCATCGTCCCCCTGATGGCAATGTTGCGCCACCGGTCCGCTGCGGAGAGCACGGTTGCGACCCGGTTACTCTACTCGTCGCGCTCTCTTGAGGACGTGATCTACCGGGACGAACTCGACCGGTTAATGAAGCGCAGCACGATGCTGGAGGTGGCGCAGACGCTGACGCGCGCGCACCCGCCCGGCTGGACCGGCTATTCCCGCCGGATCGATCTCCAGATGCTGCGTGAGGTGGCCTGGCCGGTGGCGCAGCGTCCGCTGACGTTTATCTGCGGCCCGACCCCCTTCGTCGAAACGGCCGCGGCCATTCTCGTGGAGCTTGGACATGAACCGGCCCGCATCAAGACGGAACGATTTGGACCGACAGGAGAAAAACATGATGGAGAATAAGCTAGACGGCAACGCCGCCGCGGGCAACTTGGAAGAGATCTTCCCCTTTGAAATGACCCTCGCCCAGGCCACCTGCGCGGGCTGTGGCGCCAACGATGTGATCGGTGCGGCCGCCTCCTACATGCACGGGATGGGGACGATCATCCGCTGTAACAGATGTGACGCGGCGCTCATCCGCGTCGCGCATATCAGGGGTCGCTACTTGCTCGATATGCGAGGCGTATGTGTCCTTCAAATAAAAGAAGGGTAAGGCCGAACCTTTTGCGCAATGCGCTACCGACTCAAAGTCTGGGCACGCACACACTAAAAATCCAAACCGACTCAAAAGGAGGAGACCATGGCCCAAACCAATCCGAGACGACAGAGCAGCGAGCGAGCCGCTGAAAAGGATGCGATTCGCCCGTTTCGTGTGAATTTTCCGGATACGGAGCTTGCCGAATTGCGCAAGCGCATCAACGCGACAAAGTGGCCTGAGCGGGAAACGGTCGCCGATGCCTCGCAAGGGGTACAGCTCGCGACGATGCGCAAGCTCGCGAACTATTGGGCGACCGAATACGATTGGCGCAAGTGCGAGGCGAAGCTGAATGCCCTGCCGCAATTCATCACCGAGATCGATGGGCTGGAGATTCATTTCATCCACGTTCGTTCGAAGCATCAAAATGCCTTGCCGCTCATCGTCACGCACGGATGGCCCGGCTCGGTCATCGAGCAGCTGAAGATCATCGATCCGCTGACGAATCCCACGGCCCATAGCGGGAGTGAATCGGACGCTTTTGACATCGTGATTCCGTCACTGCCGGGTTACGGATTTTCAGGAAAGCCGACGACTCCAGGTTGGGATCCCATCCGGATCGCACGCGCCTGGATCGTGCTGATGAAACGCCTCGGACACACGCGATTTGTGGCCCAGGGCGGCGATTGGGGGGATCCCGTATCGGAGCAGATGGCGGTGCAGGCCCCCCCGGAATTGATCGGCATTCATTCCAACATGCCCGCCGCCATACCCGCCGACGTTGCGAGGGCACTCCAATTCGGCGACCCGCCGCCGTCCGGTCTCTCCGCCGAGGAAAGACACGCGTACGACCAGCTGGACTTTTTTTATAAGAACGGCCTCGGTTATGCCATCGAGATGAAGAACCGCCCACAGACGCTGTACGGGATTGCGGATTCGCCGGTCGGTCTCGCCGCCTGGATACTCGACCACGACGCACGTAGTTACGCGCTCATCGCACGCGTTTTTGACGGTCAGCCTGAAGGCCTTACGCGAGACGATGTCCTCGACAACATCACGCTCTATTGGCTGACGAACACGGCGATCTCTTCGGCGCGTCTGTACTGGGAAAACAAGTTGGTTTTTTTTGCGCCGATGGGAGTTGCAATTCCGGTGGCCGTGAGCGCCTTTCCAGACGAGCTCTATCAAGTCCCGCGGAGTTGGGCAGCGCGCGTGTTTCCCAACCTCATCCATTACAACAAGCTCGACAAAGGCGGGCACTTTGCGGCGTGGGAACAGCCGCAGCTCTTTTCAGAAGAGGTGCGCGCGGGCTTCAGACCATTGCGCTAATTGGAACAAGGGGGATGGTGCGCAGTTCGTGGCCGTCTTTCCCACATCACACACGGCAACATCGGTTGAATCAACAGGAGAACACTGCCATGACGAACGCGCACATCATCAACGTTCCGGAAGAGGCACTCGTCGACCGCGCACTCGCCATTCACTTCACACACGTCCGATGAGCATGCCATGTCCGAAGGGAGCATGGGAGGAGTGTGGGCCTTCTTCTGGGGGTTGGCTGCGGCGTCCGGCGTCCTTGGAGGGGCAGTACTGGGGCTGATAACGCGCCTTCCGCACCGGGCCATCGCCGCCGTCATGTCGCTTGGCGCGGGTGTGCTGCTTTCAGTCGCCTCGATCGAGATCGCGTCCGAGGCGCTCAGGCTGGCCGGCGCAGCATCCACGGTAGGCGGAATAATTGCCGGTGCCGCTACGTTCAGCATCGCGAACGCAGCACTCTCAACCGCCAAGGACCGCAAGCGCTGCGGAGAATGCAAGCCGCAGCCCTCGGAAGCCGAAGCGCCGGGCAGCGGCACCTCGATTGCGCTCGGCACCGCGCTGGATGCGGTGCCGGAGGCGCTGGTCCTTGGCATCACCCTACGGACCCATGGACCCGATCTGGCACTGGTCATGGCGCTCGTGCTCTCGAACTTGCCGGAGGCGCTTTCCGGGACGGCCGGGATGCGCCTCGCGTTGCGCTCATCTACTTATGTGCTGAGCCTATGGAGCGGTATTGCGCTCGGTACTGCGGCGACAACGACACTTGCCTTCTACCTCCTGAGTGATCTTGGCCCTGACGTGACGGCAATCCTCAAGGCATCCGGAGCCGGGGCGCTCATTGCGATGGCGGCGGAAACGATGATCCCGGAGGCCTTCCACAATGGACCCCGCTATTCCGGCGTTCTCGCCGCTTCGGGCTTCTCAGCCCTCATCCTTCTCGGCGAACTTGCCAGGTGAGCCGAGTGTGACAGGACATGCGCCGCGTCAGATCCTATCTCCATTATGAAATCGGCGTCGCCCGTCGCGGTTGGATCGAGCGCTCCGATATTCTCAATACCCTCGGACCAATGAATTCCTCGAATCGCTGAAAGACGGACGAAGAAATCATCGGCGCGTCGCATGAGCCAGCCCTTTTTTAAGCTCCCCCTTTGTTGACTATCACACCAATTATCCGAATCGACATCATCTTCTCAGCGGATTGTTTCCATTCCTCACTACTTCTTAGAATAGAAGAAATCGCTTTGACAATTTAGAGAGGTCAACCATGGCCATCGCAACCATCAATCCGGCAACAGGAAAAATCATCAAAACCTTTGCCCCGCTGACCGATCCACAGATCGATGAAAAGATCGGAAAGGCCGAAGAGACCTTCCGATCCTATCGCTGGAGTTCCTTCGCCGACCGGGGAAAATGGATGCTTCAGGCCGCCCGAATCCTCGAAGAGGAACAAGATCGGTTCGGGCGGCTGATGACCCTCGAGATGGGAAAACCGATCAACGCCGCCAAAACCGAAGCGCTCAAGTGCGCCTGGGCCTGCCGTTATTATGCCGAAAATGGAGAGCGATTTTTATCCGACATCGAGATCAAGACCGATGCGACCCGAAGCAGTGTTCACTTCCAACCGCTCGGCCCGATTCTCGCCGTCATGCCGTGGAACTTTCCCTTTTGGCAGGTCTTCCGATTTGCCGTCCCCGCCCTGATGGCGGGGAACGTTGCCCTCCTCAAACATGCCTCCAACGTGCCGCAATGCGCTCTCGCGATTGAAGAAATCTTTACGCGCGCCGGATTTCCGGCGGAGGTCTTTCAAACTCTTTTGATCGGATCCGAAGAGGTGGAACATGTGATCGATGATCCGAGGGTCCGCGCCGCGACATTGACAGGGAGCATCGGCGCGGGAAAGGCGATCGGAGGAGAAGCCGGAAGGCGGATTAAGAAAACGGTCCTCGAATTGGGCGGAAGCGATCCCTTCATCGTCATGCCGAGCGCCGACCTTAATGTAGCGGTCAAGACGGCCGTCCAGGCCAGGACGATCAACAACGGCCAATCGTGCATCGCCGCAAAGCGATTCATCGTGGCGGAGTCGATCGCGGAACCATTTGAGCGGCGATTTGTTGAGGCGATGAAAAATCTAAAGATCGGCGATCCGATGGATGAGCAGACCGACATCGGTCCGCTCGCCACGGCCGATCAGGTAAAGATATTGGATGAACAGGTACGAAGAAGCGTGTCCGGAGGCGCCCGGCTTCTGACTGGAGGAAAACCGGTCGGTCGCCCCGGATTTTATTATCCGCCGACGGTTCTCACCGACATTCCGAAAGAAACACCGGCTTATCGCGAAGAAATGTTCGGTCCGGTCGCTTCGCTCTTCCGTGTCGCAAATATCGATGAAGCGATTGATCTCGCAAACGATACCATCTTCGGCCTCGGCAGCAGCGTCTGGACGAACGATCGCGCGGAACGGGCCCGCTTCATCGAAGAGATGGAGGCGGGAATGGTCTTTGTCAATGCAATGGTCGCCTCCGACCCCCGTCTTCCCTTCGGCGGGGTGAAGCAGTCCGGTTATGGAAGAGAACTGAGCGACTTCGGAATCCGGGAATTCGTCAACATCAAAACGGTCTGGATCAAAGAGGGAGAAGAAGGACGGAGAAGTGAGATCGAGTAGCCGTTTTATTTTCTCGTCGAATTGAACAGATCGCCGAGAGACCGATTATTTCTCCAGCTTCTCCGCAATCACCTTGTCTACCGACCACTTTCCCCCGCCGCAGAGGACCAACGCGGCACAGATGGTAATGACGAGGAGATGGAACTCATATCCCTCCCCCGATTGCTTCCCGAACCAATTCATGAAGAAGCCGGTCGGCAAATGAACCAACCAAATCGCGCCGACCATGATCACCGCGAGGCTCGCCGCCACAAACCGGGTCAGGACGCCGCCGATCAACATCAGGGCGCCGATCGATTCTCCCATGATGATGAGAAAAGCGATGATCCACGGAAGCCCCATCTTCTCCGTAAAGAAACCCATCGTTCCGGAAAACCCGAATCCGCCGTACCATCCCAACAACTTTTGAGCCCCGTGCGGAAACATGATCAGACCCATCATGACCCGCAAGATGAAGTTCGACCAAGAATCATCGGTTTGAAAGAGTCCTTTCATTTTTTTCCTCCTTTGATGATGTTTCCCTCATCCCGCTCGAAACTTTCCTTCAGACGAAGCAGAAGCCCCCGCAGCGTCTTCATTTCGGCGGGAGAGAGGGCCCGTTCGAAGAACGGTTTGATGTAATAAATATGGGCCGGGAAGACCTCTTTGAATTTCTTTTCCCCTTGTCGGGTCAGGCGGATCATCGTCACGCGGCGGTCTTCTTCAGAAAAAACCCGCTCGATCAGGCCTTTCTCTTCTAGCCGGTCCAAGACCCCGGTCAACGTCCCCTTGGTGACCAGCGTCTCCTCCGACAGCTGTTTGCAGGTCATGCCTTGGGTGTCCCCTAAAGTGGCGATCACGTCGAACTGGGAAAGGGTGAGTCCCAGGGAGCGGATATGGCGATCATCCTTCGAGAGAAAGGCGTAAAACGCCTCGACCAGCGGCCGCAGCACTTTCAGGTAAGGCTCATCTCCGGGATCTTTCGGCGCAGGGCTCATGTTCGGCTCCTTCGATGAATAACTGTCCTAATCAGTATAGTTCTAATTAGAACTATGTCAATCACCAATTTTCCGTACTGATAAGAATCTGTTTTGATCGTTCCCGTGTTCCGTCCGGTTAAAAGCGACCCCTTAAACATTCCCCCTTTGAACCGACCGCCCGAACTATAGTACGATAAGAGTGTCCTCCAAAGAGGTGACCGAACTCTGGGAGACGAGACGATTGCAGCCTACCGGCTTCACCCATGATCGCCTTTTTCCTTTAACCTTCTCTCTCGGACGGATCATTCGTTGAACCCTATACTCCCCCGCCCGGCGCGGGTCGAGACCGAACGGCACCTTCGCCTCGCCGTCATCCTCCTCATTTCTTTCTTCTGGCTTCCCTTGGCTGCATGGGGTGAAGAGAAGATCACGGTCGAGATCGAAGGGGTTGAAGGGGTGCTACTTGAGAATGTTCAAGCCTATTTGAGCCTTGAAGAACCTCCTTCCCCCCTCACCGAATCGACCCTCCGGCGCTTCTACCGCCAGGCGCCGGAGGAGATCCATCAGGCCCTTCAGGCGCTCGGCTACTATCAACCCCGGATCGACTCCGAGCTGACCCGCGCCGAAGAGCGCTGGGTCGCCCGGTTCAAGATCGATCCCGGCCCGCCGGTCCGTGTCGCTCGAATCGATCTCACCGTCACCGGCGAGGGGAAAGGCGATCCCGCCTTCGACGAGCTTCTGGCTGAGATTCCGCTCCGGGAAGGAGAACCGTTTCACCACGGAGAATACGAACGGACAAAAGAGATGCTTCAAAATCTCGCGGCGGAGCGGGGCTACTTCGATGCGCGCTTCATTACCCACCGGGCGGCCGTCGATCTCGTGAAAAACGAGGCCGCCGTGGAGATCGATTTCGACACGGGATCGCGCTACCGCCTCGGAGAGGTCCGTTTTAAACAAGAGGAGCCGGCATTCGATCCCCGCTTCCTCGCCCGTTTCGTCCCTTTCGAGCCGGGAGAACCCTACCATGCCGATCAGATCCTCGCCCTCAACGGCCTTCTGGTCAACAGCGCCTATTTTTCCCGGGTCGATCTGCGGCCGCTTCGAGAAGAAGCGGCCGATCACACGGTGCCGATTGAAGTGACCGCGATCGCGCGGAAACAATATGCGCTCTCGATCGGGCTCGGCTACGGCACCGACACGGGACCCCGCGCGATCCTGGGTTGGGGTAACCACCGGGTCAACGAATGGGGCCACCGCTTCAACTCGGAGTTGGAGCTCTCCGTTCTCCGACAAAGCCTGACCGCCGATTATCAAATTCCGCTCCGGCGGCCGGCGACCGACAAGGTCGATCTACAGGCCGGCATCCAACGGGAGGAGACCGAGACAGCCGAGTCCCGTCTCGGAAAAATCGGGGTGAGCCACAGCGTTCTGCGGGGAAGACGCTGGATCGAGACCCGCTTCATCAATTATCAAACGGAAACATTCGAAGTCGGCGGGGAGGTGGGACACTCCCGGCTCATTTTGCCAGGGGTCACCTGGACCCGCACCCTCGCCGACGGCAGCCTGAATCCCCGCCGCGGGAGTCGCGTCTCCGTCACCGTCCGGGGGACCGACGAGGTCCTCTTTTCCGACATCCGCCTGCTTCAATCGGAAGTGCGCGCGAAGATCATCCGGCCCGTCCGATCGTCGGGCCGAATCCTCCTTCGCGGAGAGCTCGGATGGACCTCCGTTTCCAACTTCGACGATCTTCCCGTCTCCCTCCGTTTCTTCGCGGGAGGAGATCGGAGCATCCGCGGCTATGGCTACAACACCCTGGGACCCGAAAACGAATCGGGCGAGGTGATCGGAGGACGTTACCTCGCGACCGGAAGCGTGGAGTATGACTATCGAATCGCGGAGCAGTGGGGGGTCGCTCTTTTTTACGATATCGGCAACGCCGCGAACGATTGGGATCTCAATCCTCAAGACAGCGTCGGCATCGGGGGCCGGTGGTATTCGCCCGTCGGACCGATTCGGGTCGATCTCGCCTATGCCCTTGATCGGCCGGGCTTCGCCTTGCGGGTCCACATCAACATGGGGCCCGATCTATGAGGTACCGATGGCTCTGGTTCATCCCGCTACTCCTGATTCTCTTTCTCGGACTCGGAGCCGTGCTCCTCGTCG contains:
- a CDS encoding MarR family transcriptional regulator, with the protein product MSPAPKDPGDEPYLKVLRPLVEAFYAFLSKDDRHIRSLGLTLSQFDVIATLGDTQGMTCKQLSEETLVTKGTLTGVLDRLEEKGLIERVFSEEDRRVTMIRLTRQGEKKFKEVFPAHIYYIKPFFERALSPAEMKTLRGLLLRLKESFERDEGNIIKGGKK
- a CDS encoding GGDEF domain-containing protein, producing the protein MALFPELGQEAGDLMRCADRAMYRTKQARSGYQIY
- a CDS encoding sulfite oxidase-like oxidoreductase — encoded protein: MSENFFSRGFRGRRKSELSERLPPGQYLERDFPVLSAGPTPQTPLANWDFSIVGEVDQPKRWTWDEFHTLPRETITLDIHCVTKWSKLDTRWEGVSLETLLAQVATAANYVIAFCDGGYTTNLPLEEVTEGKAWVVDTYEGEPLAPEHGGPARLLVPHLYFWKSAKWVRGLRLIDEDEPGFWESLGYNNHGDPWKEERYWGD
- a CDS encoding DoxX family protein translates to MKGLFQTDDSWSNFILRVMMGLIMFPHGAQKLLGWYGGFGFSGTMGFFTEKMGLPWIIAFLIIMGESIGALMLIGGVLTRFVAASLAVIMVGAIWLVHLPTGFFMNWFGKQSGEGYEFHLLVITICAALVLCGGGKWSVDKVIAEKLEK
- a CDS encoding NAD-dependent succinate-semialdehyde dehydrogenase; amino-acid sequence: MAIATINPATGKIIKTFAPLTDPQIDEKIGKAEETFRSYRWSSFADRGKWMLQAARILEEEQDRFGRLMTLEMGKPINAAKTEALKCAWACRYYAENGERFLSDIEIKTDATRSSVHFQPLGPILAVMPWNFPFWQVFRFAVPALMAGNVALLKHASNVPQCALAIEEIFTRAGFPAEVFQTLLIGSEEVEHVIDDPRVRAATLTGSIGAGKAIGGEAGRRIKKTVLELGGSDPFIVMPSADLNVAVKTAVQARTINNGQSCIAAKRFIVAESIAEPFERRFVEAMKNLKIGDPMDEQTDIGPLATADQVKILDEQVRRSVSGGARLLTGGKPVGRPGFYYPPTVLTDIPKETPAYREEMFGPVASLFRVANIDEAIDLANDTIFGLGSSVWTNDRAERARFIEEMEAGMVFVNAMVASDPRLPFGGVKQSGYGRELSDFGIREFVNIKTVWIKEGEEGRRSEIE
- a CDS encoding autotransporter assembly complex protein TamA, whose amino-acid sequence is MNPILPRPARVETERHLRLAVILLISFFWLPLAAWGEEKITVEIEGVEGVLLENVQAYLSLEEPPSPLTESTLRRFYRQAPEEIHQALQALGYYQPRIDSELTRAEERWVARFKIDPGPPVRVARIDLTVTGEGKGDPAFDELLAEIPLREGEPFHHGEYERTKEMLQNLAAERGYFDARFITHRAAVDLVKNEAAVEIDFDTGSRYRLGEVRFKQEEPAFDPRFLARFVPFEPGEPYHADQILALNGLLVNSAYFSRVDLRPLREEAADHTVPIEVTAIARKQYALSIGLGYGTDTGPRAILGWGNHRVNEWGHRFNSELELSVLRQSLTADYQIPLRRPATDKVDLQAGIQREETETAESRLGKIGVSHSVLRGRRWIETRFINYQTETFEVGGEVGHSRLILPGVTWTRTLADGSLNPRRGSRVSVTVRGTDEVLFSDIRLLQSEVRAKIIRPVRSSGRILLRGELGWTSVSNFDDLPVSLRFFAGGDRSIRGYGYNTLGPENESGEVIGGRYLATGSVEYDYRIAEQWGVALFYDIGNAANDWDLNPQDSVGIGGRWYSPVGPIRVDLAYALDRPGFALRVHINMGPDL
- a CDS encoding epoxide hydrolase, which codes for MAQTNPRRQSSERAAEKDAIRPFRVNFPDTELAELRKRINATKWPERETVADASQGVQLATMRKLANYWATEYDWRKCEAKLNALPQFITEIDGLEIHFIHVRSKHQNALPLIVTHGWPGSVIEQLKIIDPLTNPTAHSGSESDAFDIVIPSLPGYGFSGKPTTPGWDPIRIARAWIVLMKRLGHTRFVAQGGDWGDPVSEQMAVQAPPELIGIHSNMPAAIPADVARALQFGDPPPSGLSAEERHAYDQLDFFYKNGLGYAIEMKNRPQTLYGIADSPVGLAAWILDHDARSYALIARVFDGQPEGLTRDDVLDNITLYWLTNTAISSARLYWENKLVFFAPMGVAIPVAVSAFPDELYQVPRSWAARVFPNLIHYNKLDKGGHFAAWEQPQLFSEEVRAGFRPLR
- a CDS encoding ferredoxin reductase, with the translated sequence MERRTLLGRLIWQLGEVVATQPETARTKSITLNLPGWSGHRAGQHVDVRLTAEDGYQAQRSYSIASSPEEAPRVTLTVERLDDGEVSPYLTEELRVGDKLELRGPIGGYFVWEAEMGGPLLLVAGGSGIVPLMAMLRHRSAAESTVATRLLYSSRSLEDVIYRDELDRLMKRSTMLEVAQTLTRAHPPGWTGYSRRIDLQMLREVAWPVAQRPLTFICGPTPFVETAAAILVELGHEPARIKTERFGPTGEKHDGE
- a CDS encoding DUF6510 family protein is translated as MENKLDGNAAAGNLEEIFPFEMTLAQATCAGCGANDVIGAAASYMHGMGTIIRCNRCDAALIRVAHIRGRYLLDMRGVCVLQIKEG